Proteins co-encoded in one Zymomonas mobilis subsp. mobilis ATCC 10988 genomic window:
- a CDS encoding mandelate racemase/muconate lactonizing enzyme family protein, translating to MKITKIEIFHVHTRPQSGQRPILVKVSTDEGIYGLGEAGIAYGVGGSAAAGILKDYAALLIGEDPFNTEAIWEKLFKKTFWGQGGGTVIFSGISAFDIAFWDIKGKALNLPVYKLLGGKNREDLRVYASQLQFGWGKERKSKGRKEEYAEEALKAVAEGYDAVKVDVLAHDRNGSREGVFLEGPLPSETIKIGVERVEAIRNAVGPDVDIIVENHGHTDLVSAIQFAKAIEEFNIFFYEEINTPLNPRLLKEAKRKIDIPLASGERIYSRWGFLPFLEDRSIDVIQPDLGTCGGFTEFKKIADMAHIFEVTVQAHVAGTGVAEAASLHAEIAIPNFCIHEHHQKTLLPEYEELCVHNYQPVKGRYKVPELPGIGQDITEKLYQISDYVSIEAS from the coding sequence ATGAAGATTACCAAAATTGAAATATTTCATGTTCATACCCGCCCCCAATCCGGTCAGCGTCCTATTCTCGTAAAAGTCTCTACGGATGAAGGTATCTATGGTCTTGGTGAAGCCGGTATTGCCTATGGTGTTGGCGGCAGTGCGGCGGCTGGTATTTTAAAAGATTATGCGGCTCTTTTAATAGGCGAAGATCCCTTTAACACTGAGGCTATTTGGGAAAAGCTCTTCAAAAAAACCTTTTGGGGACAAGGGGGTGGAACCGTTATTTTCTCTGGCATATCCGCTTTTGATATCGCTTTTTGGGATATCAAAGGGAAAGCCTTGAATTTGCCGGTTTATAAACTTCTGGGCGGTAAAAATCGTGAAGACTTAAGAGTATATGCTTCGCAGTTACAGTTTGGATGGGGAAAAGAGCGCAAATCGAAAGGCCGTAAAGAAGAATATGCAGAAGAAGCCTTGAAAGCGGTCGCAGAAGGTTATGATGCCGTCAAAGTCGATGTTTTGGCTCATGATCGAAATGGTAGCCGAGAAGGTGTTTTTCTTGAAGGCCCCCTTCCCTCTGAAACGATTAAAATCGGTGTAGAGCGCGTCGAAGCTATTCGGAATGCCGTGGGACCTGATGTCGATATTATTGTCGAAAATCATGGCCATACCGATCTTGTCAGCGCGATTCAATTTGCGAAAGCGATCGAAGAATTCAATATCTTTTTCTATGAAGAAATTAATACCCCCCTCAATCCTCGTCTTTTGAAAGAGGCCAAGAGGAAGATAGATATTCCTTTGGCATCAGGTGAAAGAATTTACTCGCGCTGGGGATTCCTGCCTTTCCTTGAAGACCGCTCAATCGATGTTATTCAGCCCGATTTGGGAACTTGTGGTGGATTCACTGAATTTAAAAAAATTGCCGATATGGCGCATATTTTTGAAGTCACAGTACAGGCACATGTCGCAGGCACAGGTGTAGCCGAAGCCGCCTCTTTACATGCAGAAATTGCTATCCCGAATTTCTGTATTCATGAGCATCACCAAAAGACTTTGCTGCCTGAATATGAAGAGCTTTGTGTGCATAATTATCAGCCGGTCAAAGGCCGCTATAAAGTGCCGGAATTGCCGGGCATCGGACAGGATATCACGGAAAAGCTGTATCAGATTTCCGACTATGTCAGCATAGAGGCATCCTAG
- a CDS encoding ABC transporter ATP-binding protein produces the protein MEKISIQLSKLRKNFGTVEVLKDVDIAIPEGQFVALVGESGCGKSTLLRLISHLERPTSGQLLIDGKERRKINPSVRYLFQEARLLPWRSVLDNVRLGAKDRDKKTARESLESVNLLDKENEWPEILSGGQCQRVSLARALAGKPKILLLDEPLGALDALTRVQMQKLIESLWLEQKFTVLLVTHDVSEAVYLADRVIALEKGQIGLDREIPLPRPRVKDRHFACFENEILNFIMKNYYI, from the coding sequence ATGGAAAAGATATCTATCCAACTTTCCAAATTACGAAAAAATTTTGGAACGGTAGAAGTTTTAAAAGATGTCGATATCGCGATTCCAGAAGGGCAATTTGTGGCTTTGGTCGGAGAAAGCGGTTGCGGCAAAAGCACCCTTTTACGATTAATTTCTCATCTGGAACGCCCAACTTCCGGTCAGCTTCTGATTGATGGAAAAGAAAGAAGAAAAATAAATCCGTCTGTCCGCTATCTCTTTCAGGAAGCGCGATTATTACCTTGGCGAAGCGTTCTCGACAATGTTCGTTTGGGTGCCAAAGATCGAGATAAAAAGACCGCCCGTGAATCCTTGGAATCGGTCAACCTTCTGGACAAAGAAAACGAGTGGCCAGAGATTCTATCTGGCGGTCAATGTCAACGCGTTTCGCTTGCAAGAGCCTTGGCTGGGAAACCCAAAATTCTTCTGCTGGATGAACCTTTGGGTGCGTTAGATGCCTTGACCCGTGTTCAGATGCAAAAGCTTATTGAAAGCTTATGGCTTGAACAAAAATTTACGGTTCTATTGGTGACCCATGACGTTAGTGAAGCCGTCTATTTAGCTGACCGTGTCATCGCTCTTGAAAAGGGACAGATTGGTCTGGATCGCGAAATTCCCCTTCCAAGGCCAAGAGTTAAAGACAGACATTTCGCCTGTTTTGAAAATGAAATCCTCAATTTTATAATGAAAAATTATTATATCTAA
- a CDS encoding IS5 family transposase (programmed frameshift) has product MSDVFLLSEHQMERIKPFFPLAHGVPRVDDRRVLSGIVYVIRNGLQWKDAPKAYGPHKTLYNRFIRWSRLGVFDRIFVALTEQAGRSKRLMIDATHLKAHRTAASLLKKGLFPRHIGRTKGGLNSKLHAVCDSQGRPVRLHLTAGQVSDFKGADVLLANLPEETQEILGDRGYDSNKIRQSLADRNITACIPPKKNRKSKPPYDWHLYKKRHLIENMFAKLKDWRRVATRYDRCAHTFMSAIHIAASFIFYLKE; this is encoded by the exons GTGAGTGACGTGTTTTTGCTGTCTGAGCACCAGATGGAACGGATTAAGCCGTTTTTTCCACTGGCGCATGGTGTGCCGCGTGTCGATGACCGTCGTGTCCTGAGCGGGATCGTTTACGTGATCCGCAACGGCCTTCAGTGGAAAGACGCCCCGAAAGCGTATGGCCCGCACAAGACTTTATACAACCGGTTTATCCGGTGGAGCCGCCTGGGTGTCTTTGACCGGATCTTCGTCGCCCTGACGGAGCAGGCAGGCCGTTCGAAGCGTCTGATGATCGATGCAACACATCTGAAAGCACACCGGACAGCGGCCTCCCTGCTCAAAAAGGGGCTTT TTCCCCGCCATATCGGACGCACGAAAGGCGGACTGAACTCAAAGCTTCACGCTGTATGCGATAGTCAGGGCCGCCCTGTCCGGCTGCATCTGACCGCAGGTCAGGTCAGTGACTTCAAAGGCGCGGATGTTCTGCTGGCAAATCTGCCGGAAGAAACACAAGAAATTCTCGGGGACCGGGGATACGACAGTAATAAAATCAGACAGTCTCTCGCAGACCGGAATATCACCGCCTGTATTCCGCCGAAGAAGAACCGGAAATCAAAGCCGCCTTACGACTGGCATCTGTATAAAAAGCGTCACCTCATCGAAAATATGTTCGCAAAGCTCAAAGACTGGCGGCGTGTCGCAACACGATACGACCGGTGCGCTCACACATTCATGTCAGCAATCCATATCGCAGCAAGTTTCATCTTCTATCTCAAAGAATGA
- a CDS encoding TonB-dependent receptor plug domain-containing protein, whose protein sequence is MRRKLAIASSLIIACPLSTPIYAKASDNKVSEDKQTIQVTAKSRFEVNQKTPISTSVFTKEQVKKLNVHDLQGMLAFIPSASFSAAPSSKDRSIFIRGIGTVAHSRGLEPSVSTVIDGVVLSRGAQATSDILDVDHIDVLKGPQGTRFGKNASAGLINIVTAAPTQDFHGFGEASYFSGNEYRISGGISGGIIKDKLAANASFLVSGFDGNVHNDFLGNTVNGYKHRGGRTKFLWTPSDRTKVTLGLDYIYSNDNVPNGIFVSSAKTAYPSGKVTNNAALQAALKNEAITPTKNNNHISNDTYGYTIDHNGGASITLGSGPVNFLS, encoded by the coding sequence ATGAGAAGAAAATTGGCTATAGCGTCATCTTTGATAATAGCCTGTCCTTTATCGACGCCTATTTATGCAAAGGCATCTGATAACAAGGTATCAGAAGACAAACAAACGATTCAGGTGACGGCAAAAAGTCGATTTGAGGTCAATCAAAAGACACCGATTTCGACTTCGGTTTTTACAAAAGAGCAGGTCAAGAAGCTGAATGTCCACGATCTTCAGGGTATGTTGGCTTTTATTCCTTCTGCCAGTTTTAGTGCGGCTCCTTCTTCAAAAGATAGATCGATTTTTATCAGAGGTATCGGCACCGTTGCCCATTCCCGCGGGTTAGAGCCTTCTGTTTCGACGGTTATTGATGGCGTTGTGTTATCCCGAGGCGCACAGGCCACATCTGACATTTTGGATGTTGATCATATTGATGTTTTAAAAGGCCCCCAAGGCACCCGTTTTGGGAAAAATGCGTCGGCTGGACTTATCAATATTGTGACAGCTGCCCCGACCCAAGACTTCCATGGTTTTGGGGAGGCTTCTTATTTTTCAGGGAATGAATACCGAATTTCGGGCGGTATTTCCGGTGGCATTATCAAAGATAAGCTGGCCGCTAATGCGTCTTTTCTGGTGAGTGGTTTCGATGGCAATGTCCATAATGATTTTTTAGGAAACACGGTCAACGGCTATAAGCATCGGGGTGGAAGAACCAAATTCCTGTGGACGCCGAGTGACCGAACAAAAGTGACTTTGGGATTGGATTATATTTATTCCAACGACAATGTCCCAAATGGCATTTTTGTTTCGTCTGCAAAAACGGCTTATCCCTCTGGGAAAGTGACAAATAATGCCGCGCTACAGGCTGCTTTGAAAAATGAAGCGATCACCCCGACAAAAAATAACAACCATATCAGCAATGATACCTATGGTTATACGATTGACCATAACGGCGGTGCCTCCATTACCCTAGGCTCAGGACCTGTTAATTTCTTGAGTTGA
- a CDS encoding ABC transporter permease subunit, protein MKFSTIHLRLKSVNSLPIETILWHRFLFPCLIPIIALLAWFFLTQGQNSESIFPTPQSVWHVTVRLTKNGVLWNNLWVSSLRAIAGFIIGGGIGFLLGVLNGQFKIAEEILNTPIQMIRNVPHLALLPLILIWFGLGETSKIILIALGCFFPIYLNSFYGIRHIDKKLLEMGKVYGLTHRETFQNIIFPGATPSIMVGIRQSLGRMWITLIVAETVAAKSGIGYMATNAREFMQIDIIVLTLIIYAVLGSFSDFAAAKIEKHLLRWHQNYRKILEES, encoded by the coding sequence ATGAAATTTTCGACGATTCATTTAAGGCTGAAATCGGTAAATTCACTCCCTATTGAGACTATTCTATGGCATAGATTTCTCTTTCCCTGTCTGATTCCTATCATAGCCTTGTTGGCATGGTTTTTTCTTACCCAAGGACAGAATAGCGAAAGTATTTTTCCGACGCCCCAGTCAGTCTGGCATGTAACGGTTAGACTGACAAAAAATGGCGTTCTTTGGAATAATTTATGGGTCAGCAGCCTGCGCGCTATCGCTGGATTTATTATCGGTGGTGGCATCGGATTTTTGCTGGGGGTTTTGAACGGCCAATTCAAAATAGCTGAAGAAATATTGAATACGCCTATTCAGATGATCCGCAACGTGCCGCATCTTGCCTTGTTGCCGCTTATTTTAATCTGGTTTGGCTTGGGAGAAACTTCCAAAATTATATTGATTGCTTTGGGATGCTTTTTCCCGATTTATCTGAATAGTTTTTATGGCATTCGCCATATCGACAAAAAATTGCTGGAAATGGGAAAAGTCTATGGATTGACCCATAGAGAGACCTTTCAAAATATCATTTTCCCCGGTGCAACCCCTTCTATCATGGTGGGAATTCGCCAGTCTTTGGGCAGAATGTGGATCACCTTGATCGTTGCTGAGACCGTGGCTGCCAAATCAGGCATTGGCTATATGGCGACCAATGCCAGGGAATTCATGCAGATCGATATTATCGTTCTAACTCTCATTATCTATGCGGTTTTGGGCAGTTTTTCAGACTTTGCCGCTGCGAAAATCGAAAAGCATCTTTTACGCTGGCATCAAAATTACAGAAAAATTTTGGAGGAAAGCTAG
- a CDS encoding DUF1847 domain-containing protein: protein MANKAENDGLSCTNCAVNTCKKEAGKYPEFCPTVSLSDQEIDDIIELYSHDQEVRRLAVAGSEVEGAFYGKYTRVEEVMEFARRINAKKIGIATCIGLIEESRIFARILKAKGFEAFGVACKVGAVEKTKINIELQYLRQPFERICNPVWQAKLLNKQKTELNVVMGLCVGHDSLFYRYSEAPATTLVTKDRITGHNPIAPLQGVKTYYSHLLKTEKA, encoded by the coding sequence ATGGCGAATAAAGCTGAAAATGATGGTTTGAGCTGCACTAATTGCGCAGTTAATACCTGCAAAAAAGAAGCCGGAAAATATCCCGAATTCTGTCCAACCGTCAGCCTCTCCGATCAAGAAATTGATGATATTATAGAGCTGTATAGTCATGACCAAGAGGTTCGCAGGCTGGCTGTGGCGGGGTCAGAAGTCGAAGGCGCATTCTATGGCAAATATACCCGTGTTGAAGAGGTTATGGAGTTTGCTCGCCGGATTAATGCCAAGAAAATCGGGATTGCGACTTGTATTGGCCTTATAGAAGAAAGTCGTATTTTCGCGCGTATTTTGAAAGCCAAGGGGTTTGAGGCGTTTGGAGTGGCTTGCAAAGTAGGTGCCGTCGAGAAGACCAAGATAAATATTGAGCTGCAATATTTGCGGCAGCCTTTTGAACGGATATGCAATCCGGTCTGGCAAGCAAAATTGCTTAACAAACAAAAAACCGAGCTGAATGTTGTCATGGGATTATGCGTTGGACATGATAGTTTATTCTATCGCTATTCCGAAGCACCAGCAACAACCTTGGTCACAAAAGATCGGATAACAGGACATAATCCGATAGCCCCTCTACAAGGGGTAAAGACCTATTACAGCCATTTGTTGAAAACAGAAAAAGCTTAA